TCTATGTGGATATTGACGGGAATAGCTTAACCAAATGGGATCAATCATATGCCAACGCAGGCAATGCCACCCTGACTAATGGAAACGCGCCGCCAGTCAAAAACCTTACCCAGGCATTGAATCTGCTGGGCCCCAATACTCCCCGTATCAATCTACAGAGCATAATCCGGATCTGGAAAGCACAGCTCTTCATGGGCCTGGTGGATAACTATGGAGATGTTCCTTACTCAGAAGCAGGTAAAGCAGTCTCAGACGGCAAGTTCTTTCCCAAATATGATGATGATGCAGCCATCTATGATGATCTGTATAAAGAACTCAAAGAATCGATAGCTGCATTAAATCCCAGTGGAGAATTTGTTTCTGCTGATCTTTTTTATGGCGCCAATGCGCAGCCATCTACCAAAACTTCCAATGCAGCAGATCATGTGGCAAAATGGAAAAAATTAGGTAACTCTTTATTGTTACGATTGGGAATGCGTTATTCCAAACTCAATCCAACAAAAGCTGCGGACATTGTAGCGGAAGCTTTTGCCGGCGGCGTAATGACTTCGAACGCAGACAATGCCTTCGTCAAAAATGATGGAACTGTGTTTGCCCAGCAGGATAATCTTGCATTGCGTAATTTCTCTCAGTTTCACTATGCGGCAGAGCCTTTTGTTAATCAATTAAAATCAACCTCCGATCCGCGTGCCAGGTTCATGATAGCGCAATATGCCGATCCGGGCGCTATTGCCAGTAATCTTACGCCCGATATTACATTAGCCAATCAATATGGTGTTCCCATTGGTGTTACCAGCGACCAGATCTTAGCGCCCGGCAGTCCTTACCGCGGCGCCCGGGGATCGGGTCTCAATTATTCCCAGTTCAACGTAAATATTATTGCTGCACCCGGTGTCCCTGAATTTTGGGTCACTTATGCACAAACATCTTTATTGCTGGCAGAAGCAGCCAAGAGAGGATGGATTGCAGGTGGTGATGCGCAGGCCAAAATATATTACGATAATGCGATCACTGCAGATATGGAGGCATATTCATTATACACAGGCACCACGCCAATTTCAGCCGGAGAAATAGCCGCCTACCTGACACATCCAAATGTGATTTACACACCTGCAAATGCGCTTAACCTCATCAACACCCAATACTGGATCGTCAATATCAGGAACGGAACTGAAGCCTTTGCCAACTTTAGAAGGACCGGCTTACCGGCTTTAACTCCCAATCCTGTTCCTGGTGCGCTTGGCAGTGTCGGATTTGCAAGAAGGCTTTCGTATCCTGATTTGGAAGCTTCCGCAAACACCGCCAATTATAATGAAGCGGCTGCAGCTATCGGTGGCGATAAATTAAGCTCAAGAGTATTTTGGGATACTCCTTGATGAATAACCGAAACAGGAAAGCATTGTAAATAAAAGAAAGAACACTCATGATAGCAGGTCAGC
This portion of the Pseudobacter ginsenosidimutans genome encodes:
- a CDS encoding SusD/RagB family nutrient-binding outer membrane lipoprotein; this translates as MLKIINRLVLLSCFASLAACDKDFEKINKNPYGVISIDPALLFAGAQRNHIGTWNAEHIIVQQFIVPYNTGANAGFSFYVDIDGNSLTKWDQSYANAGNATLTNGNAPPVKNLTQALNLLGPNTPRINLQSIIRIWKAQLFMGLVDNYGDVPYSEAGKAVSDGKFFPKYDDDAAIYDDLYKELKESIAALNPSGEFVSADLFYGANAQPSTKTSNAADHVAKWKKLGNSLLLRLGMRYSKLNPTKAADIVAEAFAGGVMTSNADNAFVKNDGTVFAQQDNLALRNFSQFHYAAEPFVNQLKSTSDPRARFMIAQYADPGAIASNLTPDITLANQYGVPIGVTSDQILAPGSPYRGARGSGLNYSQFNVNIIAAPGVPEFWVTYAQTSLLLAEAAKRGWIAGGDAQAKIYYDNAITADMEAYSLYTGTTPISAGEIAAYLTHPNVIYTPANALNLINTQYWIVNIRNGTEAFANFRRTGLPALTPNPVPGALGSVGFARRLSYPDLEASANTANYNEAAAAIGGDKLSSRVFWDTP